ACAACCTCAACGTTACAGAGGAGAAATATAAGGAGGCACTTGCAAAGGgtacaaacacaaaagcaagcatttcacatttactgtatgCCAGGGAGACTTTTGGATGTTTCCTAATGTATCActgtattcaaatgttttatttgtaactGTAGATGTGTCTCTGATGCCTTTGTATTCACCTGCCTGTGTTTGGCTTGTATTGTAGGAGATGTGACAGCACAGGTGGCCCTCCAGCCTGCTCTGAAGTTTAATGGAGGAGGCCACATTAATCACACCATCTTCTGGACAAACCTGTCGCCAAATGGAGGAGGCGAGCCACAGGGTAAGGCAGAAGTGTGTCTTGCTACACTGTTTTgtagttaaaggggcactacatcatttcagagaagaaattcaaaccctCGTTACTAGTGCTGAACACAATGTGAGTGAACAGCTGTCTCTGTAGCTCTGTTAAGCTTTAAGCTCATCATAAGCCACcaatataaaataaagacagCCATTCCCTGTGAGAAAGCTCAGACAAGTGAATGAGTAGCTCGCAAAGTATCCAGTAAGATAAAGTTCAAGATGTTGTGAGGATTTTCCTATTCAAAACCAAAGTTCAGAAAGAGGAAATATTAGACTTACAGTCATCAGTTGGGCAGAAAATATGATGTGCCATTCTGCCCCTTAGTGCTGAAAGATGCCCTTTGCATCCACAATATTGTATTGCTTTCCTCAAAGattattagtagtattattTATTGCAAAAAGATtaggagaaataaaaatacttgctcaaaaaatacattttcaaacttgGCTGAAAATGctttctgattttgtttctcGCTTTTAATGTCTAGCTTATGTCTAGCTTGTCTGTGTCTCTTCCTGCAGGGGAGTTGATGGAGGCCATCAAGCGGGACTTTGGCTCCTTccagaagatgaaggagaagatgtCTGCTGCCACAGTGGCAGTGCAGGGTTCGGGCTGGGGCTGGCTGGGCTACGAGAAAGAGAGTGGAAGACTTCGTATCGCTGCTTGTGCAAACCAGGATCCCCTGCAGGGATCTACAGGTCAGTCGACAACAGATTTGACTGTCTTTCCACAGTGCATCAGTTATGTTATGCTCATACATTCTTTTGTCAGTGTTGCATAGGAAATAGAGCCATCACGGTaattgtttcctctctttggcCCTCAGGTCTCATCCCCCTCCTTGGTATCGATGTATGGGAGCACGCCTACTACCTTCAGTACAAAAATGTGCGTCCAGACTATGTGAAGGCTATTTGGAATGTCATCAGCTGGGAGAATGTGAGCGAGCGTCTCCAGACCGCCAAAAAGTAGAATCTAATCCTCGGATATCTCCCACAACTTCTTCCACCTTGACCTAGATCAAATGGTAGTTGCAAATAATGTTCAGGTTGACCTTGCATTAAGTTCTCAGATGATCATCTGCTTCAAAGTTGATTGTTGTTAATATACTT
This region of Acanthopagrus latus isolate v.2019 chromosome 22, fAcaLat1.1, whole genome shotgun sequence genomic DNA includes:
- the sod2 gene encoding superoxide dismutase [Mn], mitochondrial, with translation MSSIVNMLCRVGQIRRCAASLSQTLNQVAASRQKHTLPDLTYDYGALEPHINAEIMQLHHSKHHATYVNNLNVTEEKYKEALAKGDVTAQVALQPALKFNGGGHINHTIFWTNLSPNGGGEPQGELMEAIKRDFGSFQKMKEKMSAATVAVQGSGWGWLGYEKESGRLRIAACANQDPLQGSTGLIPLLGIDVWEHAYYLQYKNVRPDYVKAIWNVISWENVSERLQTAKK